AGTCGCAGGAGGTTGAGGAGAACCGCTTCGAAAAGATGATTTGATCAGGGCGATAATACGGGTGTATTCCCCTTCTGTAATGATATTGTCTTTAATAATAATATCAATTTCTGCCCTGATTTTGGGACTTATCGCACTGATGTCGTGAAAGTAATCGTTGATCACATATTCAATATCTTCCAGGCGGTGAATGAGGATCAGAAACTGATCTTCCCGTATAAGCCCTTTTTCTAAGGTTTGATTGATTTCTGCTTTTTTCTGGAGGATTAGTTCTTCGGCATTGGCATGGCCTTTCAAATACTGCAAAAGTGCATCATTGCAGCTATAAAGGAGATTTTTAAATCGTTTTTTCTTCGTATTGGTAAAATAACTCCCGATAGCAACTGACAGAAAGGCCACAACCAAACCTATGACACCCCATACATTATCCAGGCTATCCCAAAATTGGGGCTTCTCCTGATCGATTGGGGTATATGAGCTGAACGCTAATTCTTCTCTTCCCGGCTGGTAATGAATATGCACCGTCATGCCCTCTTTAATTTCCGGACTGACCTGGAAGAAAGTATTCAAAAAACTCATTCTTTTTAGCAGGAGTTCTGTTCCGGTTTCAATCAGTTCGAACCGATACTCTTCCGGCGTAATTCCATCATCTATGCCGTATGTGATAAACCATTCTTTTTTCTCGTTGGCGAGCACTTCACATTCAATTATCATATTTTCCAGAACGGCATATTTCACTTCTTTGGGTAAACTGGTGCGCAGGTCAGCTTCAGAAAAATCCGACTGACGGATGAGTTTATCATTCAGAAATACAGAACATTCATATATATCGCCGATAAGAGCGATGTTCAGAGAGGCTTTGTGAAGACTTTCAGGAGAATGGTTACCTACAGAAGAAAACCTGCCGCTTTCATTGAGCTTGCTGATAATATTTTCCTCAATAATGGCCAGCAAATCTCCTTTTGTACTAAGTTTTTCAAGGGCTGCTGCTTTGATTTCCATAGTCAGCTGAAGCGCAGGTTTAACCCTGATTACCCTTTGATATCGCTGAAGGGTTTTGTAGGCAAATTCTGATTGAGGAACCCATTTTTCGATTCCCTGCTGATCTGAAAAGAGGCGTCGGGCAGCAGGGTCATGGTGTGCAGTGAACATGATTTTTTTTATCTGTTCACGCACCGAATGAGAAAGCGTTGAGCGAAACACATAAGCATCGTAAGGGATTTCATAGGTGAGCAGACACCGGAGCAATTGTTTATCTTCCGGGTCGAGATATTCCATCTCACTTTCTGTAACTGCAATACCATCTGTTTCTGCTCTCAGGAGTTTGGTCAGAGACTGTTTATGTTCGTCGGAAAAATCATAGTTAAAAAATCCACGATCGACATCCAGGTCATGTTCCCATAAAGCCCCCCGGGGATATTTGTATCCGGCGGTGGAAGTTTTATTGACATATTGGAAATTTTTCCCCTCCAGTCCTTCCAGTGATTTGATTCCACTTTCTTTTCGGACCAAAATACAACCCTGATAGGATTTTTTGCCGCGGATAGCATGTGTGGCGAATACCTCCAGCCCCGGAAAATTCTGACGTGCTTTCAAATACGCAAAGGGAGAAAACACACCCAGATCAAAATCGCCTTTTTCCAGACGGGATGCCAGATCTTCTTCTGCAACGATTTCGACCACCGCTTCTGTACCCAGTTTCCCGGCGACATACTGCATCAGCGAATCGAATGATGTGATCACATCTTCAGAAGAATGATTCAGTATGACCCCAACCCGCAACGGAGTCGGTACCTGAGCAAATAAGCCGGGCATAAAAAATAAGCCAAAGACAACTCCCACTACCACATTGAAAATCTGATTCATCATAATTCACTTTACCCCCAAAAGATGGCAGTAAAAATAAAGAAAATTTACTAATTTGCAGGTAAACCAATCCTTACCTCAATAGAGTCATTTATGTATCAAGCATCTCATTCCCGGTATGACTCCATGACTTACAATCGTTGTGGAGATAGCGGGCTTATTATTCCCGCCATCTCTCTGGGTTTATGGCATAATTTCGGGGGCGTAGATATTTATTCAGATTTCAGGAAAATCCTTCACAGAGCCTTTGATGAAGGAATATTGCATTTCGATCTTGCCAACAATTATGGACCGCCTCCCGGTTCGGCTGAAGAAAACTTTGGGCGGGTGCTGGCCTCAGATTTTGGCTCTTACCGTGATGAGATGATTATCTCTTCAAAAGCGGGTTACCGGATGT
The Bacteroidia bacterium DNA segment above includes these coding regions:
- a CDS encoding PhnD/SsuA/transferrin family substrate-binding protein — encoded protein: MMNQIFNVVVGVVFGLFFMPGLFAQVPTPLRVGVILNHSSEDVITSFDSLMQYVAGKLGTEAVVEIVAEEDLASRLEKGDFDLGVFSPFAYLKARQNFPGLEVFATHAIRGKKSYQGCILVRKESGIKSLEGLEGKNFQYVNKTSTAGYKYPRGALWEHDLDVDRGFFNYDFSDEHKQSLTKLLRAETDGIAVTESEMEYLDPEDKQLLRCLLTYEIPYDAYVFRSTLSHSVREQIKKIMFTAHHDPAARRLFSDQQGIEKWVPQSEFAYKTLQRYQRVIRVKPALQLTMEIKAAALEKLSTKGDLLAIIEENIISKLNESGRFSSVGNHSPESLHKASLNIALIGDIYECSVFLNDKLIRQSDFSEADLRTSLPKEVKYAVLENMIIECEVLANEKKEWFITYGIDDGITPEEYRFELIETGTELLLKRMSFLNTFFQVSPEIKEGMTVHIHYQPGREELAFSSYTPIDQEKPQFWDSLDNVWGVIGLVVAFLSVAIGSYFTNTKKKRFKNLLYSCNDALLQYLKGHANAEELILQKKAEINQTLEKGLIREDQFLILIHRLEDIEYVINDYFHDISAISPKIRAEIDIIIKDNIITEGEYTRIIALIKSSFRSGSPQPPATPGSPLNTDV